In Picosynechococcus sp. PCC 7002, the following are encoded in one genomic region:
- the rplE gene encoding 50S ribosomal protein L5, with product MSQRLKTLYQDSIVPKLTEQFGYSNVHEVPKLVKISVNRGLGEASSNAKAMESSIKELSTITGQRPVITRAKKAIAGFKIREGMPVGVMVTLRSEKMYSFLDRLISLALPRIRDFRGISPKSFDGRGNYSLGIREQLIFPEIDYDSIDQIRGMDISIITTARTDEEGRALLREMGMPFRES from the coding sequence ATGTCTCAAAGACTCAAAACCCTTTATCAAGACAGTATTGTTCCTAAATTAACGGAGCAGTTTGGGTACAGCAATGTCCATGAAGTGCCCAAGCTTGTCAAAATTTCAGTGAACCGGGGTCTCGGGGAAGCTTCTTCTAATGCCAAGGCAATGGAGTCTTCCATTAAGGAACTGTCAACCATCACTGGTCAACGCCCCGTAATCACCCGTGCGAAAAAGGCGATCGCCGGCTTCAAAATTCGCGAAGGGATGCCCGTCGGTGTGATGGTGACTCTGCGCTCCGAAAAAATGTATTCCTTTTTGGATCGTCTCATCAGCTTAGCCCTGCCCCGCATCCGTGACTTCCGTGGCATCAGCCCAAAAAGTTTTGATGGACGTGGCAACTACAGCTTAGGGATTCGTGAGCAACTGATTTTCCCTGAAATTGACTACGATTCCATTGATCAAATCCGAGGAATGGACATTTCCATCATCACCACCGCGAGAACCGATGAAGAAGGTCGTGCGCTGCTGAGAGAAATGGGTATGCCCTTCCGTGAAAGCTAA
- the rplX gene encoding 50S ribosomal protein L24: protein MAGRKSSTPTRHKMHVKTGDTVQVISGRDKGKVGEVIKTLPKSSKVVVKDVNIRTKHVKPQQEGESGQIQTFEAPIHSSNVMHYSEKEKVASRIGYQLTEDGRKVRVLKKTGEVID, encoded by the coding sequence ATGGCAGGACGCAAAAGTTCCACCCCCACACGTCACAAAATGCATGTGAAAACGGGTGATACGGTTCAAGTCATTTCTGGTCGCGACAAAGGCAAAGTAGGCGAAGTCATTAAGACTCTGCCCAAATCCAGCAAAGTCGTAGTCAAGGATGTCAATATCCGCACCAAGCATGTCAAGCCTCAACAGGAAGGTGAGTCGGGTCAGATTCAAACCTTTGAAGCACCGATCCATAGCTCCAATGTGATGCACTATTCCGAGAAGGAAAAAGTCGCTAGTCGCATTGGCTACCAGCTGACTGAAGATGGCCGTAAAGTGCGTGTATTAAAGAAAACCGGTGAAGTGATCGACTAA
- the rplN gene encoding 50S ribosomal protein L14, whose protein sequence is MIQQQTYLNVADNSGARKLMCLRVLSTGNCRYGGIGDQIIAVVKEAIPNMGVKKSDVVRAVIVRTRQPLRRASGMSIRFDDNAAVIINAEGNPKGTRVFGPVARELRDKNFTKIVSLAPEVI, encoded by the coding sequence GTGATTCAACAACAAACCTATCTTAATGTTGCCGATAATAGCGGTGCTCGTAAACTGATGTGCTTACGGGTTCTGAGTACAGGGAATTGTCGTTATGGTGGCATCGGCGATCAAATCATCGCTGTTGTTAAAGAAGCAATTCCCAACATGGGTGTCAAAAAATCTGATGTCGTTCGAGCCGTTATCGTGCGGACGCGTCAACCACTCCGCCGTGCTAGCGGTATGAGTATTCGTTTCGATGACAATGCCGCTGTCATTATCAATGCAGAAGGCAATCCGAAAGGCACTCGTGTTTTTGGTCCCGTCGCCCGTGAGTTACGGGATAAAAACTTCACCAAAATTGTTTCCCTTGCACCGGAGGTCATCTAA
- the rpsQ gene encoding 30S ribosomal protein S17 — protein sequence MATKERVGMVVSDKMDKTVIVAVENRSPHPKYKKIVVKTKRFKAHDEENKCKVGDRVRIRETPPTSKTKRWTIAEILNQ from the coding sequence ATGGCTACGAAAGAAAGAGTGGGAATGGTCGTCAGCGACAAAATGGATAAAACCGTGATTGTGGCTGTGGAAAACCGCTCTCCCCACCCGAAATACAAAAAAATCGTGGTTAAGACCAAGCGTTTTAAAGCCCACGACGAGGAAAATAAGTGCAAAGTTGGTGATCGCGTTCGTATTCGCGAAACCCCTCCCACCAGCAAAACCAAGCGCTGGACTATTGCCGAAATCCTCAACCAATAG
- the rpmC gene encoding 50S ribosomal protein L29, whose protein sequence is MPLPKIEDARKLNDQELADEIVAVKKQLFDLRLQQGTGRLEKTHEIKHARHRLALLMTVERQRQLQAQ, encoded by the coding sequence ATGCCTTTACCCAAGATTGAAGATGCTCGCAAACTCAATGACCAAGAGCTTGCTGACGAAATCGTTGCCGTCAAGAAACAATTGTTTGACCTCCGTCTCCAACAAGGTACTGGTCGCCTGGAGAAAACCCATGAGATCAAGCATGCTCGTCACCGTCTCGCCCTGTTGATGACAGTCGAGCGCCAAAGACAACTCCAAGCTCAGTAA
- the rplP gene encoding 50S ribosomal protein L16: protein MLSPKRTKFRKQHRGRMRGMAYRGNNIQFGDYALQAVEPSWITARQIEAARRAMTRYIKRGGKIWIRIFPDKPITMRPAETRMGSGKGNPEFWVAVVKPGRIMFEMNGVAEPIAREAMRLAAQKLPIKTKFITRNEEYI, encoded by the coding sequence ATGCTAAGTCCAAAACGTACAAAATTCCGGAAGCAGCATCGCGGTCGCATGCGGGGAATGGCGTATCGCGGCAACAACATTCAATTTGGTGACTACGCGCTCCAAGCCGTGGAACCCAGTTGGATTACCGCCCGTCAAATCGAAGCCGCCCGTCGTGCGATGACCCGTTACATCAAGCGGGGTGGTAAGATTTGGATCCGAATTTTCCCCGATAAGCCCATCACCATGCGTCCGGCAGAAACCCGTATGGGTTCTGGTAAAGGTAACCCCGAATTCTGGGTTGCTGTGGTTAAGCCTGGCCGGATCATGTTTGAGATGAATGGTGTCGCTGAGCCAATCGCCCGTGAAGCCATGCGCCTTGCGGCCCAAAAGCTGCCGATTAAAACCAAGTTCATCACCCGCAACGAGGAGTATATCTAA
- the rpsC gene encoding 30S ribosomal protein S3: MGQKIHPVGFRLGITKEHLSRWYADPKQYPALVQEDYKIRQHIDANLNNAGISKVLIERKADQVDLEIHTARPGVVVGRGGSGIEALRTGLQDVLGDQRQIRINVVEVNRVDADAALIAEYIVQQLERRVSFRRVVRQAVQRAQRAEVQGIKIQVSGRLNGAEIARTEWVREGRVPLHTLRADIDYSYKTAQTIYGILGIKVWIFKGEIIPGQEETSAANAAPLPRRKSRRQQFEDRSEQ, from the coding sequence GTGGGACAGAAAATTCATCCAGTTGGTTTCCGTTTGGGGATTACAAAAGAGCACCTCTCCCGTTGGTACGCCGACCCCAAACAATACCCTGCCCTCGTGCAGGAAGACTACAAAATCCGCCAGCACATTGATGCAAACCTCAATAACGCTGGTATCTCCAAAGTTTTGATCGAGCGTAAAGCTGATCAAGTTGACCTAGAGATTCACACTGCCCGGCCCGGTGTTGTCGTTGGCCGTGGTGGTTCTGGCATCGAAGCCCTCAGAACGGGTCTCCAGGATGTCCTTGGCGATCAGCGCCAAATCCGCATCAACGTTGTCGAAGTTAACCGCGTTGACGCCGACGCTGCCCTCATCGCTGAATATATTGTTCAGCAACTTGAGCGACGGGTATCCTTCCGTCGGGTTGTTCGCCAAGCCGTTCAACGGGCCCAAAGAGCGGAAGTTCAAGGGATCAAAATCCAAGTAAGTGGTCGCTTAAACGGTGCAGAAATTGCCCGGACAGAGTGGGTACGTGAAGGGCGTGTTCCCCTACACACACTCCGCGCTGACATCGACTACTCTTACAAAACTGCCCAAACCATTTACGGAATTCTTGGGATTAAAGTTTGGATCTTCAAAGGCGAAATTATTCCGGGTCAAGAAGAAACTTCTGCCGCTAATGCTGCCCCTCTGCCCCGTCGTAAATCCCGACGTCAGCAGTTTGAAGACCGTAGCGAACAATAA
- the rplV gene encoding 50S ribosomal protein L22 → MTIDTQTEVKAIARYIRMSPIKVRRVLDQIRGRSYREALIILEFMPYRACEPVLKVLRSAVANAEHNEGLDPADLVVSAAFADAGPVLKRFRPRAQGRAYQIRKPTCHITVAVAPGSAE, encoded by the coding sequence ATGACTATCGATACTCAAACTGAAGTCAAGGCGATCGCCCGCTATATTCGGATGTCTCCGATCAAGGTCAGACGAGTCCTCGATCAGATTCGTGGCCGTAGCTACCGCGAAGCCTTGATCATTCTCGAATTTATGCCCTATCGCGCTTGTGAACCTGTACTGAAGGTTTTACGATCTGCCGTTGCTAATGCGGAACATAACGAAGGGTTAGACCCCGCCGATCTCGTTGTTAGTGCAGCCTTTGCTGATGCTGGCCCCGTGTTGAAGCGGTTCCGCCCCCGGGCCCAAGGACGTGCTTATCAAATTCGTAAGCCCACCTGTCACATCACCGTTGCTGTGGCCCCTGGTTCTGCCGAATAG
- the rpsS gene encoding 30S ribosomal protein S19, producing MGRSLKKGPFIADSLLKKIEKLNASGDKQVIKTWSRASTILPQMVGHTIAVHNGRQHVPVFVSEQMVGHKLGEFAPTRTFKGHAKSDKKARR from the coding sequence ATGGGTCGTTCACTGAAAAAGGGTCCGTTCATTGCGGACAGCCTCCTAAAAAAAATCGAGAAGCTCAATGCTTCCGGTGATAAGCAAGTGATTAAAACTTGGTCACGGGCATCGACAATTTTGCCTCAGATGGTGGGTCACACGATCGCTGTTCACAACGGTCGCCAACATGTGCCTGTTTTTGTGTCTGAGCAAATGGTAGGTCACAAGCTGGGAGAATTTGCCCCCACACGGACCTTCAAGGGCCATGCCAAGAGTGATAAGAAAGCACGTCGATAA
- the rplB gene encoding 50S ribosomal protein L2, whose translation MGIRSFRPYTPGTRQATVSDFSEITKSKPEKSLTKYKHRKKGRNNRGVITCRHRGGGHKRLYRLIDFRRDKRDITAQVTAIEYDPNRNARIALVQYEDGEKRYILQPAGLGVGDTIIAGEEAPYEIGNALPLYKIPLGTEIHNIELYAGRGGQMVRSAGAFAQLVAKEGDYVTIKLPSKEVRMVRKECYATIGKVGNAEARNLKLGKAGRTRHLGRRPQVRGSVMNPVDHPHGGGEGRAPIGRSGPVTPWGKPALGKKTRKKKKQSSSLIVRRRR comes from the coding sequence ATGGGTATTCGTTCATTTAGACCATATACTCCGGGAACTCGTCAGGCTACGGTCTCTGACTTTTCGGAGATTACCAAATCCAAACCGGAAAAATCTCTTACCAAATACAAACACCGCAAAAAAGGCCGTAACAACCGTGGTGTGATCACTTGTCGTCACCGGGGTGGTGGCCATAAACGCCTTTATCGTCTGATCGATTTTCGCCGTGATAAGCGGGATATTACCGCCCAGGTGACCGCGATTGAGTACGATCCAAACCGGAATGCTCGGATTGCCCTAGTGCAGTATGAAGATGGCGAAAAACGCTACATTCTGCAACCGGCTGGTCTTGGCGTCGGTGACACGATTATCGCTGGGGAAGAAGCGCCCTACGAAATCGGCAATGCTTTACCGCTCTACAAAATCCCTCTCGGTACTGAAATCCACAACATCGAGCTTTATGCCGGTCGTGGTGGCCAGATGGTCCGTTCTGCGGGGGCTTTTGCTCAGTTGGTTGCTAAAGAGGGTGATTATGTCACCATCAAGCTGCCTTCGAAGGAAGTCCGGATGGTTCGCAAAGAATGCTATGCCACCATCGGCAAGGTGGGCAATGCTGAAGCTCGGAACTTGAAGCTCGGGAAAGCGGGGAGAACTCGTCACCTGGGACGTCGGCCCCAAGTCCGCGGTAGTGTTATGAACCCGGTAGATCACCCCCATGGTGGTGGTGAGGGTAGAGCACCCATCGGTCGCAGTGGCCCTGTGACGCCTTGGGGTAAACCTGCCCTCGGTAAGAAGACTCGCAAGAAGAAGAAGCAAAGTAGCTCTTTGATTGTGCGCCGTCGCCGTTAA
- a CDS encoding 50S ribosomal protein L23 — protein sequence MPTASRVPTRDLADLILKPIVSEKATILLEDNKYVFDVALKATKTDIKAAIETLFEVKVVKVNTSRPPRKKKRVGRFMGFKPQYKRAVITLAEGDTITLFPEV from the coding sequence ATGCCTACCGCGAGCCGGGTTCCAACCCGTGACCTCGCCGATCTAATTCTCAAGCCCATTGTTAGTGAAAAGGCGACAATTCTGCTTGAAGACAACAAATATGTGTTTGATGTTGCCCTCAAAGCAACAAAAACCGACATCAAAGCAGCCATTGAAACTCTGTTTGAAGTCAAAGTTGTTAAGGTCAACACCAGCCGGCCACCCCGCAAGAAAAAGCGCGTCGGTCGCTTTATGGGCTTTAAGCCCCAGTACAAGCGGGCAGTCATCACCTTGGCAGAAGGGGATACAATCACATTGTTCCCAGAAGTATAG
- the rplD gene encoding 50S ribosomal protein L4, whose protein sequence is MVNCAVKNWQGEEVGQANLDFKVAKEENAAHIVHRALVRQLNNARQGTSSTKTRAEVRGGGRKPWRQKGTGRARAGSIRSPLWKGGGVIFGPKPKEYNLKMNRKERRLALRTAFHSRNEDLIVVENFAEQFAAPKTKELVNAMTRWGVASGEKVLLVLAEMTDNVYLSARNIASVKMVPADGLNIFDILNAGKIVVTSEALAKIQEVYND, encoded by the coding sequence ATGGTTAACTGCGCAGTAAAAAATTGGCAAGGAGAAGAAGTTGGCCAAGCCAACCTCGACTTCAAAGTTGCCAAAGAAGAAAATGCCGCACATATTGTCCACCGCGCCCTTGTACGTCAGCTAAATAACGCACGTCAGGGAACTTCTTCCACGAAAACCCGTGCAGAAGTCCGTGGGGGTGGACGCAAACCTTGGCGTCAAAAAGGAACTGGCCGGGCAAGAGCTGGTTCAATCCGTTCCCCATTATGGAAAGGTGGCGGTGTCATCTTTGGCCCCAAACCCAAAGAATACAACCTCAAAATGAACCGCAAGGAGCGTCGTTTAGCACTTCGTACCGCTTTCCACAGCCGGAACGAAGATCTCATCGTCGTTGAAAACTTTGCCGAGCAATTTGCCGCTCCCAAAACCAAAGAGTTGGTCAATGCCATGACCCGCTGGGGCGTCGCATCTGGTGAAAAAGTACTCCTTGTACTTGCTGAGATGACTGACAACGTATATCTCTCTGCCCGCAACATTGCTTCTGTGAAAATGGTTCCTGCCGATGGTTTGAATATTTTTGATATTCTTAACGCTGGCAAAATCGTAGTCACCTCCGAAGCACTGGCTAAAATCCAGGAGGTTTACAATGACTAG
- the rplC gene encoding 50S ribosomal protein L3 has product MSLGILGTKLGMTQIFDNETGTAIPVTVVQAGPCTVTQIKTSETDGYTSVQIGYGDVKEKNLTKPQLGHLKKADAAPLRHLKEYRLDDVSGYELGQAITANIFEAGQVVDVSGNTIGRGFAGYQKRHNFKRGNMTHGSKNHRLPGSTGAGTTPGRVYPGKRMAGRYGGTKITVRKLEVVRVDEEKNLLLIKGAIPGKAGNLLSIAPSNIVGQK; this is encoded by the coding sequence GTGTCACTCGGTATCCTCGGTACTAAACTCGGTATGACCCAAATCTTTGATAACGAAACCGGAACTGCGATTCCTGTTACCGTTGTCCAAGCAGGGCCCTGTACCGTCACCCAAATCAAAACCTCCGAAACAGATGGCTACACCTCCGTGCAAATCGGCTACGGAGATGTTAAGGAAAAGAACTTAACGAAGCCTCAACTGGGGCATCTCAAAAAAGCAGATGCTGCCCCCCTCCGCCACCTCAAGGAATATCGCCTCGATGACGTTTCTGGCTATGAACTTGGCCAAGCGATCACTGCGAATATTTTTGAGGCCGGCCAAGTTGTCGATGTTTCTGGAAATACCATTGGTCGTGGTTTCGCTGGTTATCAAAAACGCCATAACTTTAAGCGAGGCAACATGACCCACGGTTCTAAGAACCACCGTCTCCCCGGTTCTACCGGTGCAGGGACGACTCCCGGTCGCGTTTATCCCGGTAAGCGCATGGCGGGTCGTTATGGTGGGACCAAGATCACCGTCCGTAAACTCGAAGTCGTTCGCGTTGACGAAGAAAAGAATTTATTGCTGATCAAAGGTGCAATTCCTGGCAAAGCCGGCAATTTATTAAGTATTGCTCCGAGCAATATTGTGGGCCAAAAGTAA
- a CDS encoding polyribonucleotide nucleotidyltransferase has product MQEHIQSISFDGREIRLKTGLFAPQAGGSVLIESGDTAVLVSATTAPGRQGIDFLPLLVDYEERLYAAGRIPGGYLRREGRPPERATLISRLIDRPMRPLFPQWLRDDIQIVATTLSLDEEVPPDVLAVTGASVATLLAGLPFYGPMAAVRVGLVGDDFILNPTYREMMNGDLDLVVAGTPDGVIMVEAGANQLPEADMIEAIDFAYEAIQELIEAQRALMKELGVEMVSAEPPAKDEELEKFIGDRTTDKIKKVLSQFDLDKNGRDAALDEIKATEIIEAIEALPEDAPLRLKTTEEPKLIDNTFKALTKKLMRSQIVEDGVRVDGRKLDQVRPISCRTAVLPRAVHGSGLFNRGLTQVLSIATLGTPGDAQEMDDLHPSDEKRYLHHYNFPPYSVGETRPMRSPGRREIGHGALAERALLPVLPPKDEFPYVIRVVSEVLSSNGSTSMGSVCGSTLALMDAGVPIAKPVSGAAMGLIKEGKEVRILTDIQGIEDFLGDMDFKVAGTADGITALQMDMKITGLAVEVVAEAIKQALPARLHILEKMTDVIAEPKELSPAAPRLLTIKIDPDLIGMVIGPGGKTIKGITEQTRAKVDIADDGTVTIASSESENAEKAKRLIVNMTRKLNEGDVYFGKVTRIIQIGAFVEIMPGKEGMIHISQLAEGRVGKVEDEVAVGDEVVVKVREIDNKGRINLTRLGIHPDEAAAARVAAQ; this is encoded by the coding sequence ATGCAAGAACATATTCAGTCGATTTCTTTCGATGGGCGAGAAATTCGACTAAAAACAGGTTTGTTTGCGCCTCAGGCCGGCGGGTCAGTTTTAATTGAATCAGGAGATACAGCGGTTTTAGTCAGTGCAACGACAGCCCCTGGCAGACAAGGAATTGACTTTCTACCTTTGTTGGTAGATTACGAAGAACGGTTATACGCAGCAGGACGAATTCCCGGTGGTTATTTAAGAAGAGAAGGCCGCCCCCCAGAACGGGCAACGCTCATTTCGCGCCTCATTGACCGACCGATGCGCCCGCTATTTCCCCAGTGGTTGCGGGACGATATTCAGATTGTCGCTACAACGCTCTCCCTCGATGAAGAGGTACCGCCGGATGTCCTCGCTGTGACGGGGGCTTCTGTGGCCACATTGCTCGCGGGTTTACCTTTCTACGGGCCGATGGCTGCCGTCCGGGTTGGTCTGGTGGGGGATGATTTTATCCTCAATCCCACGTACCGAGAAATGATGAATGGGGATTTAGACCTCGTAGTTGCTGGCACCCCCGACGGTGTGATCATGGTTGAGGCCGGAGCCAATCAGTTGCCAGAAGCGGACATGATCGAGGCGATTGATTTCGCCTACGAGGCGATCCAAGAGTTGATCGAAGCCCAACGCGCGCTGATGAAGGAACTTGGCGTTGAAATGGTCAGCGCTGAGCCACCTGCTAAGGATGAGGAACTCGAAAAATTCATTGGCGATCGCACCACGGACAAGATCAAAAAAGTCTTGAGTCAATTTGATCTCGATAAAAATGGTCGCGATGCCGCCCTCGATGAAATCAAAGCAACAGAAATCATTGAGGCCATCGAAGCTCTGCCGGAAGATGCACCACTGCGGCTGAAAACCACAGAAGAGCCGAAGCTCATTGATAATACCTTCAAGGCGCTGACGAAAAAGCTGATGCGGAGCCAAATCGTCGAAGATGGGGTTCGGGTTGATGGTCGTAAATTGGATCAAGTGCGCCCCATTTCCTGCCGCACTGCTGTGTTACCGAGAGCCGTCCATGGTAGCGGTTTATTTAACCGAGGTCTGACCCAAGTTTTATCCATTGCTACCCTCGGAACGCCTGGTGATGCCCAAGAGATGGACGATTTACATCCCTCCGACGAAAAGCGCTACTTGCACCATTACAATTTCCCCCCCTACTCCGTGGGTGAAACTCGCCCAATGCGATCGCCTGGCCGCCGGGAGATTGGCCACGGTGCCTTGGCCGAACGCGCCCTTTTACCCGTATTGCCGCCGAAGGATGAATTTCCTTATGTCATTCGGGTCGTTTCTGAAGTCTTATCTTCCAACGGATCCACCTCCATGGGTTCTGTTTGTGGCTCTACCCTCGCATTGATGGATGCTGGGGTGCCCATTGCCAAGCCCGTGAGTGGTGCCGCGATGGGGCTGATCAAAGAAGGCAAAGAAGTCCGCATCCTCACCGATATCCAGGGGATTGAAGACTTCCTCGGCGACATGGACTTTAAGGTTGCCGGGACAGCTGACGGAATTACCGCCCTCCAGATGGACATGAAGATCACTGGCCTAGCCGTTGAAGTGGTCGCAGAAGCGATTAAGCAAGCTTTACCCGCTCGTCTCCATATCCTCGAAAAGATGACCGATGTCATTGCTGAGCCGAAGGAGTTGTCCCCGGCTGCTCCCCGTCTACTCACCATTAAGATTGATCCTGATTTAATTGGGATGGTCATTGGCCCCGGTGGTAAAACCATTAAGGGGATTACCGAACAAACCCGTGCCAAGGTGGATATTGCCGATGACGGTACCGTAACGATCGCCTCCTCTGAATCGGAAAATGCCGAAAAAGCCAAGCGGCTGATCGTAAACATGACCCGCAAGCTCAATGAAGGGGATGTATATTTCGGTAAAGTCACCCGTATTATTCAGATCGGTGCCTTTGTGGAAATTATGCCGGGTAAAGAAGGGATGATTCACATTTCGCAACTGGCAGAAGGCCGCGTGGGCAAAGTCGAAGATGAAGTTGCTGTCGGTGATGAAGTGGTGGTTAAAGTGCGCGAAATTGATAACAAAGGACGCATTAATCTCACCCGCCTAGGGATCCATCCTGATGAAGCAGCCGCTGCTCGGGTTGCTGCTCAATAA
- a CDS encoding ion channel produces the protein MDRPHAAPQFSQTPFQRVTTGSIFFLITIVIAICGYMLFGWTALESFYIVVITVFGVGCGEVNPLETPPEKLFTIFVILAGTSAAIIDFKKRSGYDLRRYHCVN, from the coding sequence ATGGATCGTCCCCACGCTGCACCTCAATTTTCTCAAACCCCTTTTCAACGGGTGACAACTGGGTCAATCTTTTTTCTAATCACTATAGTGATTGCGATTTGTGGCTATATGTTGTTTGGTTGGACGGCCCTAGAATCCTTTTATATAGTCGTAATCACGGTGTTTGGGGTGGGATGTGGAGAAGTAAACCCCCTGGAGACGCCGCCGGAAAAACTGTTTACGATTTTTGTCATCTTAGCGGGGACATCAGCGGCCATCATTGACTTCAAAAAAAGATCTGGATATGATTTAAGGCGTTATCATTGTGTGAATTAA